One window from the genome of Streptomyces sp. NBC_01476 encodes:
- a CDS encoding IS5 family transposase, protein MTDAEWALIEPFLPVAATGPLPRRVRDQFNGVLWRFRTGSGWRDVPDRYGPWSTIYSRFSGWARAGVFQDLMDALIAEAAARGQVGLELVSVDSTIVRAHHESAGLAVAGETLDALEQALTEEKGVPLPQQPPVLRVIRRRPVRTRVAQTRRTRTGPQRDGVAADKAYSSKGNRACLRRRRITAVIPEKTDQQANRKKKGSTGGRPVTYDIERYKQRNTVERSLQKIKTWRGLATRHDKSPESYEPRPNTGTGS, encoded by the coding sequence GTGACGGATGCCGAATGGGCTCTGATCGAGCCGTTTTTGCCGGTGGCGGCTACCGGGCCGTTGCCGCGGCGGGTGCGGGACCAGTTCAACGGGGTGCTGTGGCGGTTCCGTACCGGCAGTGGGTGGCGTGATGTCCCGGACCGGTACGGGCCCTGGTCCACCATCTACTCCCGGTTCAGCGGCTGGGCCAGGGCCGGGGTGTTCCAGGACCTGATGGACGCGTTGATCGCCGAGGCGGCCGCGCGGGGGCAGGTCGGCCTGGAACTGGTCAGCGTGGACTCCACGATCGTGCGGGCGCATCACGAATCGGCAGGCCTGGCAGTGGCCGGGGAAACCCTGGACGCCCTGGAACAGGCCCTGACCGAGGAAAAAGGGGTTCCGCTCCCGCAGCAACCGCCGGTGCTGCGGGTGATCCGCCGACGACCGGTGCGGACACGGGTGGCACAGACACGCCGGACCCGGACCGGGCCGCAGCGCGACGGCGTCGCAGCGGACAAGGCCTACTCCTCCAAGGGCAACCGGGCCTGCTTACGCCGGCGCCGCATCACCGCGGTCATCCCGGAAAAGACCGACCAGCAGGCCAACCGCAAGAAGAAGGGCTCAACCGGCGGACGGCCTGTCACCTATGACATTGAGCGCTACAAACAGCGCAACACCGTCGAACGCAGCCTCCAGAAAATCAAGACCTGGCGCGGCCTGGCCACCCGCCACGACAAGTCTCCCGAAAGCTACGAGCCACGGCCGAATACGGGGACGGGATCCTGA
- a CDS encoding universal stress protein — MTVRQHVVVGVDGSITAFRALDRAVQEAALRGAALEIVYAVPDIDDAGPVPASAVARARRRCPGLEVGAVPVAGDAVDALTARGRDAVLTVVGSRDPGGLTRLPAGSVGLRLAAHSRGPLLVVRGQRAPGPRGVLLGVGSDADAEAAAYAFEEAARRSAPLRILHTWTYRHPLTTERVRDDYARHAEAEQALPGRVVALLRERYPRIAVETRTLRTGPAHALLQATASADVVVVAAHRHRGLPTPRLGPVTHALLHHSHCPVVVVPCPGPSTRTSR; from the coding sequence ATGACGGTACGTCAGCATGTGGTCGTGGGCGTGGACGGCTCGATCACCGCCTTCCGCGCACTGGACCGTGCCGTCCAGGAGGCAGCGCTGCGCGGCGCCGCGCTGGAAATCGTGTACGCCGTGCCCGACATCGACGACGCCGGGCCCGTGCCGGCCTCCGCCGTGGCACGGGCACGTCGGCGCTGCCCTGGCCTTGAGGTCGGCGCCGTACCGGTCGCCGGTGACGCGGTCGACGCCCTGACCGCCCGCGGCCGCGACGCCGTACTCACCGTCGTGGGCAGCCGTGACCCGGGCGGCCTGACGAGACTGCCGGCCGGATCGGTGGGTCTGCGGCTGGCCGCACATTCCCGTGGTCCCCTGCTCGTGGTCCGGGGGCAGCGGGCACCGGGGCCCCGCGGAGTGCTCCTCGGCGTCGGGAGCGACGCGGACGCCGAGGCGGCGGCCTACGCCTTCGAGGAGGCGGCCCGCCGCTCCGCCCCGCTGCGGATCCTGCACACCTGGACCTACCGGCATCCCCTGACCACCGAACGCGTACGGGACGACTACGCGCGGCACGCGGAGGCCGAACAGGCCCTCCCCGGCCGGGTGGTGGCCCTGCTGCGCGAGCGGTATCCGCGTATCGCCGTGGAGACCCGTACTCTGCGCACCGGCCCGGCCCACGCACTCCTGCAGGCGACTGCTTCCGCCGATGTCGTGGTGGTCGCCGCGCATCGCCATCGGGGCCTGCCCACCCCCCGGTTGGGCCCGGTCACTCATGCGCTGCTGCACCATTCGCACTGTCCGGTGGTCGTCGTCCCCTGCCCCGGACCCAGCACCCGCACGAGCCGGTGA
- a CDS encoding universal stress protein, whose product MGTLKLPLVVGVDGSESGLEAVDWAVAEAARHEVPLHLLHAYLWERYEGTLPGRAADHGSARLRAEHIVAGAAERARRGNPGIEVTTEVVAQEPAAALLMAGRNAFALVTGHRGRGELAGALLGSVGLTVAARAHCPVVVVRGARPAAPDAFRRVAFGVGDAKDGSAAAEFAFREAEVRHSALHAVRAWRCPAFDLPDMPVLQGRVPEPHLRAAEEKLYEALRASSDSHPRVAVRRDPFEGSAREALLTAAADADLLVVGARHRNGPFGMQLGPANQAVLHHAPCPVVVVPEPA is encoded by the coding sequence GTGGGGACGTTGAAGCTTCCCCTGGTGGTCGGTGTCGACGGATCGGAGTCCGGTCTGGAGGCCGTGGACTGGGCGGTGGCCGAAGCGGCGCGGCACGAGGTGCCGTTGCACCTGCTCCACGCGTACCTCTGGGAGAGGTACGAAGGCACCCTCCCGGGACGTGCCGCCGACCATGGATCCGCACGGCTCCGGGCCGAGCACATCGTGGCCGGCGCGGCGGAACGGGCCCGGCGGGGCAACCCGGGTATCGAGGTCACCACCGAGGTAGTGGCCCAGGAGCCCGCGGCAGCGCTGCTCATGGCGGGTCGCAACGCCTTCGCCCTGGTGACCGGTCACCGCGGCCGGGGCGAGCTGGCCGGTGCGCTTCTCGGCTCGGTCGGGCTGACGGTGGCGGCACGGGCGCACTGCCCGGTCGTCGTCGTCCGCGGAGCGCGGCCCGCCGCTCCGGACGCCTTCCGCCGGGTGGCGTTCGGTGTCGGCGACGCGAAGGACGGCTCGGCCGCCGCCGAATTCGCCTTCCGCGAGGCCGAGGTACGGCACAGCGCCCTGCACGCCGTGCGTGCCTGGCGCTGCCCCGCGTTCGACCTGCCCGACATGCCCGTGCTCCAGGGCCGGGTACCCGAGCCCCATCTGCGCGCCGCCGAGGAGAAGCTGTACGAGGCCCTGCGCGCGTCGTCCGACAGCCATCCCCGTGTCGCCGTGCGCCGCGACCCGTTCGAGGGTTCGGCCCGCGAGGCTCTGCTGACCGCGGCGGCCGACGCGGACCTGCTCGTGGTCGGCGCCCGGCACCGCAACGGCCCCTTCGGCATGCAACTCGGCCCCGCCAACCAGGCGGTCCTCCACCACGCACCGTGCCCGGTGGTGGTCGTACCCGAACCCGCCTGA
- a CDS encoding glutamate ligase domain-containing protein, whose amino-acid sequence MTFSTLRAINRCAQGTGNSRARPSDLKAELLNAAHRWQLLAEAGHLPAEPSCAEPLQHAAGAQRLSRDVRSEPAITLGTLRRIVGAHGVSRVAFLLTPSGRRPALEINTVPGLSGHGNLATMTAAATALAAGVPFTTVLAGLEAAEIVSGDRMQVITRGDGVTVINDTFNASPEAMLAAIEALEDISGGVRRRVAVIGEMAELGDQAGTWHTTVAGRLTAGGIDHLITVGGKHALTLAETAREAGITAEHTETGESVAEQTNKVLQPDDVLLIKGSNALGLGAVARQLTTMTTA is encoded by the coding sequence GTGACGTTCTCCACCCTACGCGCCATCAACCGCTGTGCCCAGGGCACCGGAAACTCCAGGGCTCGTCCGTCTGATCTGAAGGCCGAACTCCTCAACGCTGCCCACCGATGGCAACTGCTCGCCGAGGCCGGTCACCTGCCGGCCGAACCGTCCTGCGCCGAACCGCTTCAGCACGCCGCCGGTGCACAGCGCCTCTCCCGCGACGTCAGGAGCGAACCTGCCATCACCCTCGGCACGCTGCGCCGCATCGTCGGTGCGCACGGCGTCAGCCGGGTGGCCTTCCTCCTGACGCCTTCCGGCCGCCGGCCGGCACTGGAGATCAACACGGTGCCGGGCCTGTCCGGGCACGGCAACCTCGCCACCATGACCGCCGCAGCGACCGCACTCGCCGCGGGCGTGCCGTTCACCACCGTCCTGGCCGGGCTGGAAGCGGCCGAAATCGTCTCCGGCGACCGGATGCAGGTCATCACCCGCGGCGACGGCGTGACCGTCATCAACGACACCTTCAACGCCTCCCCCGAGGCGATGCTCGCCGCGATCGAAGCGCTGGAGGACATCAGCGGCGGTGTCCGCCGACGGGTCGCTGTCATCGGCGAGATGGCCGAACTCGGCGACCAGGCCGGCACCTGGCACACCACAGTGGCCGGCCGCCTCACCGCCGGCGGCATCGACCACCTGATCACCGTCGGCGGGAAACACGCCCTCACGCTGGCCGAGACGGCCCGCGAAGCCGGCATCACCGCGGAGCACACCGAGACCGGGGAGTCCGTGGCCGAGCAGACCAACAAGGTGCTGCAGCCGGACGACGTACTCCTGATCAAAGGCTCCAACGCCCTGGGCCTCGGTGCGGTCGCGCGACAACTGACCACGATGACAACCGCCTGA
- a CDS encoding NADPH-dependent F420 reductase, with protein sequence MSSISILGLGTYARALGTLGVKAGNTVEVIGRDPAKAADLARELGGGATAGTFGAAPAGDIVILAVPYASAVPVVAQYGDALAGKVVIDISNTFTAADSTELVTPEGSSGAQEIAKAVPASAHVVKAFNTVFAHVLVLGPPLDVFFAGDDARAKASVSAFIESLGLRPLDVGSLEMAHWLEGAGLLMMGLAGHGAGFNIALGVDLLS encoded by the coding sequence ATGAGCAGTATCAGCATCCTCGGCCTCGGGACCTACGCCCGCGCCCTCGGCACCCTCGGGGTCAAAGCCGGCAACACCGTCGAGGTCATCGGCCGTGATCCCGCGAAGGCCGCCGATCTGGCTCGCGAGCTCGGCGGCGGCGCCACGGCCGGAACATTCGGTGCCGCCCCGGCCGGCGACATCGTGATCCTCGCTGTCCCCTACGCCAGTGCCGTGCCCGTCGTCGCTCAGTACGGGGACGCGCTGGCCGGCAAGGTCGTCATCGACATCTCCAACACCTTCACCGCCGCCGACTCCACCGAGCTGGTCACCCCTGAGGGTTCTTCCGGCGCGCAGGAGATCGCCAAGGCCGTCCCGGCGAGCGCGCACGTCGTGAAGGCGTTCAACACCGTCTTCGCCCACGTTCTGGTCCTGGGCCCCCCGCTGGACGTGTTCTTCGCCGGCGACGACGCGCGGGCCAAGGCGAGCGTGTCAGCGTTCATCGAGAGCCTCGGGCTGCGCCCGCTGGATGTCGGCAGCCTGGAGATGGCGCACTGGCTGGAAGGGGCGGGTCTGCTGATGATGGGCCTCGCCGGCCACGGCGCGGGCTTCAACATCGCCCTCGGCGTCGACCTTCTCAGCTGA